A genome region from Maridesulfovibrio salexigens DSM 2638 includes the following:
- the nifU gene encoding Fe-S cluster assembly protein NifU, producing the protein MWEYTSKVQEHFLNPKNVGVIEDADAIGEVGSLSCGDALRLFLKIDDEERIVDAKFQTFGCASAIASSSVLTELIKGMTLDEAAQVSNKDIAEALGGLPKEKMHCSVMGQEALEDAIRKYRGLGAAPAPEGEIVCKCFGVTDLQIIRAVKENKLTTLEEVTNFTKAGGGCEECHGRIEEIITEVLTGEAAKPAPEPEKPAKLTNIKRFQLVTKVIDEEIRPALNKDGGDIELIDIDGHEVIVSLRGACVGCPSSGRTLKDFVERRLKETVEPEISVREA; encoded by the coding sequence ATGTGGGAATATACTAGTAAGGTTCAAGAGCATTTTCTCAACCCCAAGAATGTCGGGGTAATTGAAGACGCGGATGCAATCGGCGAGGTCGGTTCTCTTTCATGCGGTGATGCCCTGAGGCTGTTTCTCAAAATTGATGATGAAGAGCGCATCGTGGACGCAAAGTTCCAGACTTTTGGCTGCGCCAGTGCGATTGCTTCCAGCTCCGTGCTTACCGAACTGATCAAGGGTATGACTCTTGATGAAGCTGCACAGGTCAGCAACAAGGATATTGCCGAGGCCCTTGGCGGACTGCCCAAGGAAAAGATGCACTGTTCCGTAATGGGCCAGGAGGCACTTGAAGATGCCATTCGCAAGTACCGCGGCCTTGGAGCTGCTCCGGCCCCCGAAGGAGAAATTGTCTGTAAGTGCTTCGGTGTGACAGATCTTCAGATCATCCGCGCAGTCAAGGAAAACAAGCTGACTACCCTTGAAGAAGTTACCAACTTTACCAAGGCCGGTGGCGGTTGTGAGGAATGTCATGGACGCATCGAAGAGATCATCACTGAGGTCCTGACCGGTGAAGCTGCCAAGCCTGCTCCGGAACCGGAAAAGCCTGCCAAGCTGACCAACATTAAGCGTTTCCAGCTGGTGACCAAGGTTATTGATGAAGAAATTCGTCCGGCCCTGAATAAGGACGGCGGTGATATCGAGCTCATCGATATTGACGGCCACGAAGTGATCGTTTCCCTGCGCGGTGCCTGTGTAGGATGTCCTTCCAGCGGACGTACTCTTAAGGACTTTGTTGAGCGTCGCCTGAAGGAAACCGTTGAACCTGAAATCAGTGTTCGGGAGGCCTAG
- the buk gene encoding butyrate kinase, whose product MGSRILVINPGSTSTKVAIFNEGKISFDAEVSHPRERIDKFSTVMEQKEFRSAAVMDLIKDELAKGTPDMVVGRGGLLKPIPGGPYSINDAMISDLESGRYGVHPCNLGAILAREFAEFWEVPSMIMDPVVTDEMDPVAKVTGLPEIKRRSVFHALSQRGVARSVAAEMGLEYEQAKFIVGHMGGGVSIGAHRYGKVVDVINALDGEGPFSPERSGTLPILPVLNLVESGQYTFDEMRKVVTSRSGVLGLLGTNDMREVQARMEEGDDEARLVLEALVYNASKYICSFIPALMKDDPQKRPIDAIILTGGVARSKLLVKAVEDVVGFIAPVKVVTGLEEMEVMGRGGLAVLRGEMQPQEYHSD is encoded by the coding sequence ATGGGTTCGAGAATTCTTGTAATCAATCCCGGATCAACATCAACCAAAGTGGCGATCTTCAACGAAGGTAAAATATCTTTTGATGCTGAAGTGAGTCATCCCCGTGAAAGAATAGATAAATTTTCCACTGTAATGGAACAGAAAGAGTTTCGCAGTGCTGCTGTTATGGATCTTATTAAAGATGAACTTGCGAAAGGAACACCGGATATGGTCGTCGGGCGTGGCGGTTTGCTTAAGCCCATCCCCGGTGGACCGTATTCAATAAACGATGCGATGATTTCCGATCTGGAAAGCGGTCGTTACGGTGTCCACCCTTGCAACCTAGGTGCAATATTAGCCCGTGAATTTGCGGAATTCTGGGAAGTTCCCTCCATGATAATGGATCCGGTGGTTACTGATGAAATGGATCCTGTTGCCAAGGTTACCGGACTGCCGGAAATCAAGCGGCGCAGCGTTTTCCATGCCTTGAGCCAGCGCGGAGTAGCCCGCAGCGTGGCCGCTGAAATGGGATTGGAGTACGAACAGGCTAAATTCATTGTCGGTCACATGGGCGGTGGTGTTTCCATCGGTGCCCATAGGTATGGCAAGGTCGTTGATGTAATTAACGCCCTTGACGGTGAAGGGCCATTCAGTCCGGAGCGTTCTGGGACATTGCCAATCCTTCCCGTCCTCAATCTGGTTGAGTCCGGTCAGTATACTTTCGATGAAATGCGAAAGGTTGTGACTTCCAGATCAGGCGTTTTAGGATTGCTGGGAACTAATGATATGCGCGAAGTGCAGGCTCGCATGGAAGAAGGTGACGATGAAGCACGTTTGGTATTGGAAGCACTGGTTTACAATGCATCCAAGTATATCTGTTCTTTTATCCCGGCTCTTATGAAGGACGACCCGCAAAAGCGCCCCATCGATGCAATTATCTTAACTGGCGGAGTTGCCCGTAGTAAGCTGCTGGTCAAGGCTGTGGAAGATGTTGTCGGATTCATTGCTCCGGTGAAAGTTGTCACCGGCCTTGAAGAAATGGAAGTGATGGGTCGTGGGGGCTTGGCCGTGCTGCGTGGTGAAATGCAGCCGCAGGAGTATCATTCGGATTAA
- a CDS encoding RHS repeat-associated core domain-containing protein codes for MSFRNDFRLRPKSRKELGLGLRMYGENEEPQIQIENMWEVYSPSTGMVLLEPKPDFSEFSRGDRMYPSMMKPETKVRWEQKNKEWEIEKERYAWRKRLAHLRFMRENQELPLVQALAQTDYAKALIEEFSAKQPQQPQTGTGEDLHDEFERDGVEFDPESPIRVTPFVVPGMEEPFSVLATARDEDGRIVEKLCALEPKDHHVHYDYDAGGRLCAVWKDERLIEEYKYGKQGERYFGSTPQTGQRRFTYGPGLRLERAGEVKYSYDGDGRLVMKQDGLDVTTYEYHYSGQLQQVNLPDGRRVSYVIDPQGRRMAKSVNGMVAETYSWHDFTTLSIVAFEDGTRMEFAYDEEGDPVVMHYNDELYSLASDQVGTIYMVANKDGHEVKRIIRDSFGNIIVDTNDRMNIPVGFAGGLYDRDTGLVHFGHREYDPSCGRFITPDPIGIEGGDVDVYGYCHDDPVNFVDRVGLAKRGIDYWIESGHNLYYEQAKDKSQSRTMEYRKGRDDSKSQTMEGKPEHPDLSWEEQMEAYGGHVEEQNGDGEDSSDDEKGSAESAEGSDDSGSSEGKGSGESSDSGEAGGSSSSQSPLTKPADRNASGGNSSAGSESKSRERKGTEGQSGDLAQRFGKDAPDTASKAEPSGANPSKPSNPSDVSKPAQPQHPGQKDGSKNERGTFGKIADGLKGSAKKISKGIDGLGEKSAEGTKKAVTKGSEAAGKAFKDGLKAAGKASKEVAEQYKNNKAFRNAFNTAIAAGMAPKAAAAYAAGGGAAMANAYRSLMQRGAVEVVPKVASIPGAERFAKGAHDFATAQDPTSIPKYTIGGGLGSIWAGRDQIQSNAKDIYNGTKEYFRK; via the coding sequence ATGAGTTTTAGAAATGACTTCAGGTTGCGGCCCAAAAGCCGAAAAGAATTAGGTCTTGGCCTGCGCATGTATGGTGAGAATGAAGAACCGCAGATTCAGATCGAAAATATGTGGGAAGTCTACTCCCCGTCCACAGGTATGGTCTTACTGGAACCGAAACCGGATTTCTCGGAATTTTCACGCGGTGACCGCATGTATCCGTCCATGATGAAGCCGGAGACCAAGGTCCGTTGGGAACAGAAGAACAAGGAATGGGAGATTGAAAAGGAACGTTATGCATGGCGCAAGCGTCTGGCCCATCTGCGTTTCATGCGTGAAAATCAGGAACTGCCGCTGGTTCAGGCTTTGGCACAGACTGATTACGCAAAAGCACTTATTGAAGAATTTAGCGCTAAGCAACCGCAACAACCGCAAACAGGTACAGGCGAAGATCTGCATGATGAATTTGAGCGCGATGGCGTGGAATTCGATCCCGAATCCCCGATCCGCGTAACTCCTTTTGTTGTACCCGGAATGGAAGAACCGTTTTCCGTGCTGGCAACTGCAAGGGATGAAGACGGTCGCATTGTGGAAAAACTGTGTGCCCTTGAACCAAAGGATCATCATGTTCACTACGATTATGATGCCGGAGGCAGGCTTTGTGCTGTCTGGAAAGATGAGCGGCTCATTGAGGAATATAAGTACGGCAAGCAGGGCGAGCGTTATTTCGGTTCCACCCCGCAGACCGGACAACGTCGTTTCACTTATGGTCCGGGGCTGCGTCTGGAACGGGCCGGGGAAGTTAAATATTCTTACGATGGCGATGGCCGTCTGGTCATGAAACAGGACGGCTTGGATGTCACAACCTACGAATATCACTACTCCGGTCAGCTTCAGCAGGTCAATCTTCCTGATGGGCGCCGTGTTTCATATGTTATCGATCCTCAGGGCAGGCGCATGGCCAAGTCGGTAAATGGCATGGTTGCGGAAACCTACAGCTGGCATGATTTCACCACCCTTTCCATTGTTGCTTTTGAGGACGGCACGCGCATGGAATTTGCCTATGATGAAGAAGGCGATCCCGTTGTAATGCACTACAATGACGAACTATATTCTCTAGCATCGGATCAGGTCGGCACCATCTACATGGTTGCTAACAAAGATGGTCATGAGGTAAAGCGGATTATTCGCGATTCGTTCGGAAATATAATTGTCGATACCAATGACCGCATGAATATCCCTGTTGGTTTTGCTGGCGGTCTCTATGACCGGGATACCGGACTGGTCCATTTCGGGCATCGTGAATACGACCCGTCCTGCGGTAGGTTCATCACTCCCGATCCCATCGGGATTGAAGGCGGCGATGTGGATGTTTACGGGTACTGCCATGATGATCCGGTTAACTTTGTGGATCGGGTGGGGCTGGCGAAGAGAGGGATTGATTATTGGATTGAGTCAGGCCACAACCTTTATTATGAGCAAGCAAAGGATAAGTCTCAATCTCGCACTATGGAATATAGAAAGGGACGTGATGATAGTAAGTCCCAGACAATGGAAGGTAAGCCGGAACATCCAGATTTGTCTTGGGAAGAACAAATGGAGGCCTATGGAGGTCATGTTGAAGAACAAAATGGTGATGGTGAAGATTCTTCAGATGACGAAAAAGGAAGCGCTGAAAGCGCCGAGGGAAGTGACGATTCAGGAAGTTCAGAAGGGAAAGGTTCAGGAGAGAGTTCTGACAGCGGTGAAGCTGGTGGAAGTTCAAGCTCCCAAAGTCCATTAACTAAGCCCGCTGATCGCAATGCGTCCGGGGGAAATTCTTCAGCAGGTTCAGAAAGTAAATCTAGAGAAAGAAAAGGAACGGAAGGACAGTCTGGTGATCTAGCACAAAGATTCGGCAAGGATGCTCCTGACACCGCTTCAAAAGCGGAACCTAGTGGTGCAAACCCCAGCAAGCCTTCTAATCCCAGTGATGTAAGCAAACCTGCCCAGCCCCAGCATCCGGGGCAAAAAGACGGTTCAAAGAATGAAAGGGGAACTTTTGGAAAAATTGCGGATGGGTTGAAAGGTTCAGCGAAGAAAATTTCCAAAGGTATAGACGGACTTGGTGAAAAGAGTGCCGAGGGAACCAAGAAAGCCGTTACTAAAGGTTCTGAAGCTGCTGGAAAAGCATTTAAAGATGGCTTGAAAGCAGCAGGTAAGGCTTCTAAGGAAGTTGCGGAACAGTACAAAAACAACAAAGCTTTTCGCAATGCTTTTAACACTGCTATCGCGGCAGGCATGGCCCCTAAAGCTGCTGCGGCATATGCCGCCGGGGGCGGGGCGGCCATGGCTAATGCTTATCGTTCTTTGATGCAGAGGGGAGCGGTCGAGGTTGTGCCTAAAGTTGCGTCTATACCAGGGGCTGAAAGGTTTGCAAAAGGAGCACATGATTTTGCTACAGCCCAAGATCCAACAAGCATTCCTAAGTATACGATAGGGGGAGGTTTGGGATCGATATGGGCTGGCAGAGATCAGATACAAAGTAATGCTAAGGATATATATAATGGGACGAAAGAGTATTTTAGAAAATAG
- the nifS gene encoding cysteine desulfurase NifS, which yields MPAYLDNNATTMVAPEVREAILPLLADEYGNPSSMHRLGGQSGMLMEQARQKIAAGLNCDPDEIIFTSCGTEGDNTAIFSALEAQPEKRHIITTRVEHPAVLNVAKHYERKGYDVTYLSVDSKGKFDMDQYRTAFRPDTALVSVMYANNESGVISPIKEMAEIAKKHGVLFHTDAVQAVGKIAIDLQNLPVDYLVLSGHKIHAPKGIGALFVRKNAPFRPFMLGGHQEHGRRGGTENLPGIVGLGVAMDLAVKHIDDENTRVRAMRDRLEKGLMAAIPDSIINGDQEMRLPNTLSIAFKYIEGEAMLLMLDQFGIAASSGSACTSGSLEPSHVLRAMGVPFTFAHGSLRFSLSTYNTDEDIDLVLRELPPIISRLREMSPFRRGDEGLDWVDDHDH from the coding sequence ATGCCAGCATATCTTGATAACAACGCCACCACTATGGTCGCACCGGAAGTACGCGAAGCAATTCTGCCCCTGCTCGCTGACGAGTACGGTAACCCTTCCTCCATGCATCGCCTCGGCGGTCAATCCGGCATGCTTATGGAGCAGGCCCGTCAGAAAATAGCAGCCGGGTTAAACTGTGACCCCGATGAGATCATTTTTACCTCCTGTGGAACCGAGGGTGATAATACTGCTATCTTTTCCGCCCTCGAAGCACAGCCCGAAAAGCGTCACATCATTACCACCCGAGTAGAGCATCCGGCGGTACTCAACGTAGCCAAGCATTATGAGCGTAAGGGGTATGATGTTACCTACCTGTCCGTGGATTCCAAGGGTAAGTTCGATATGGATCAGTACCGCACTGCTTTCCGTCCCGATACCGCCCTTGTTTCAGTCATGTACGCCAACAACGAGTCTGGTGTGATTTCGCCCATTAAGGAAATGGCTGAAATCGCTAAAAAGCACGGTGTGCTCTTTCACACTGATGCAGTGCAGGCTGTGGGTAAGATTGCCATTGATCTCCAGAATCTGCCCGTGGATTACCTTGTTCTTTCAGGACATAAAATTCATGCCCCCAAGGGGATCGGAGCTCTGTTTGTGCGCAAGAATGCTCCCTTCCGTCCCTTTATGCTCGGCGGGCATCAGGAGCACGGCAGACGTGGAGGAACCGAGAATCTTCCCGGTATTGTAGGTCTCGGCGTGGCTATGGATCTTGCCGTTAAGCATATCGATGACGAGAACACCCGCGTGCGGGCAATGCGTGATCGCCTTGAAAAAGGCCTAATGGCAGCTATTCCAGACTCCATTATTAATGGTGATCAGGAAATGAGACTGCCTAACACCCTGTCTATCGCTTTCAAGTACATTGAAGGCGAGGCTATGCTGCTCATGCTTGATCAGTTCGGCATTGCTGCCAGTTCCGGTTCGGCTTGTACTTCCGGCTCCCTTGAACCTTCACATGTACTCCGTGCCATGGGTGTGCCGTTTACTTTTGCCCACGGTTCACTCCGTTTTTCCCTGTCCACCTACAACACTGACGAGGATATAGATCTCGTTCTCAGGGAGCTGCCGCCTATTATCAGCAGACTGCGTGAAATGTCTCCTTTCCGTCGCGGTGATGAAGGACTCGATTGGGTAGACGATCACGATCATTAA
- a CDS encoding TetR/AcrR family transcriptional regulator — protein MTLKVVPINTLTATRRKILHAAYKCAAKTGFNNLDVDEIALKAGVTRKTLYSYFNGLENLLSELAVSGIYWPTTEELLANAPSEFPEVEPEKQVAAFFTALRRTLETRPDTLRLLAWEMLERTQLSELLEDVRVRTALEFFEHMTPDVPDDVDLAAAVAILGGAISYLSIRSLNTKHYGGVSLQDEVGWDRMEAAMQGMLKGLLCLKPETLD, from the coding sequence ATGACTTTAAAAGTAGTACCCATCAACACCCTGACCGCTACACGCAGAAAAATTCTGCATGCAGCCTACAAATGTGCCGCGAAAACCGGATTCAATAATCTTGACGTGGATGAAATTGCGCTCAAGGCAGGAGTGACCCGCAAAACTCTCTACAGCTACTTCAATGGGCTGGAAAATCTGTTGAGTGAACTGGCGGTATCCGGAATTTACTGGCCGACCACTGAAGAGCTGCTGGCCAATGCCCCATCCGAATTTCCGGAAGTCGAACCGGAAAAACAGGTAGCTGCTTTTTTTACCGCCCTGCGCCGGACTCTGGAAACAAGACCGGACACCCTACGCCTGCTGGCTTGGGAAATGCTGGAACGGACTCAGCTTTCGGAATTACTGGAAGATGTACGGGTAAGAACCGCACTGGAATTTTTCGAGCACATGACCCCGGACGTACCTGATGATGTAGACCTTGCTGCCGCAGTAGCAATATTAGGCGGGGCTATTTCCTATCTTTCCATCCGCTCCCTGAACACCAAGCATTACGGCGGGGTCAGCCTGCAAGACGAAGTCGGCTGGGATCGCATGGAAGCGGCAATGCAGGGCATGCTCAAAGGACTGCTGTGCCTGAAGCCGGAAACTCTGGATTAA
- the cysK gene encoding cysteine synthase A, with translation MNIHDSMISLVGNTPLVKLNKVTEGCAGQVVAKLEFFNPCSSVKDRIGVSMIEEAEKRGALKPGATVVEPTSGNTGIGLAFVCAVKGYKLILTMPESMSQERKDLLKGFGAELVLTPAAKGMTGAVNKAKEIAAADPDAFLPLQFDNPDNPLAHRNKTVNEIWEDTDGKIDVFVAGVGTGGTLTGVGSELKKRNPAIKVIAVEPEKSPVLSGGGPSPHGIQGIGAGFVPEVLHTELIDEIVKVADEDAIAMSRRLIQEEGILCGISAGAAAHAAVEIAKREENKDKLVVFVVPDTGERYLSTALFKD, from the coding sequence ATGAACATACATGATTCCATGATCTCACTGGTTGGAAATACTCCTCTGGTGAAGTTGAATAAAGTTACTGAAGGCTGCGCAGGTCAGGTTGTCGCCAAACTGGAATTTTTCAATCCCTGCTCATCGGTTAAAGACCGTATCGGCGTTTCCATGATTGAGGAAGCTGAAAAGCGGGGCGCACTTAAGCCGGGCGCAACCGTTGTTGAGCCGACCAGTGGCAATACCGGAATCGGGCTGGCTTTTGTCTGCGCAGTGAAAGGCTACAAGCTTATTTTGACTATGCCGGAATCCATGAGTCAGGAACGCAAGGATCTGCTTAAAGGTTTCGGTGCAGAGTTGGTGCTGACTCCGGCGGCAAAAGGTATGACCGGAGCAGTGAATAAGGCCAAGGAAATTGCAGCCGCAGATCCGGATGCTTTCCTGCCTTTGCAGTTCGATAACCCGGACAACCCGCTGGCGCACCGCAATAAAACCGTCAATGAAATCTGGGAAGATACTGACGGCAAAATTGATGTCTTTGTGGCCGGAGTCGGTACCGGAGGTACTCTTACCGGAGTCGGTTCTGAGCTGAAGAAACGCAATCCGGCAATTAAGGTTATTGCGGTTGAACCTGAAAAATCTCCGGTCCTGTCCGGCGGCGGACCTTCCCCGCACGGCATACAGGGCATCGGGGCCGGCTTTGTCCCTGAGGTTTTGCATACTGAGCTTATTGACGAGATCGTCAAGGTTGCGGACGAGGATGCCATTGCCATGTCCCGCAGGCTCATTCAGGAAGAAGGAATTTTGTGCGGTATCTCAGCCGGAGCAGCGGCTCATGCGGCTGTAGAGATCGCAAA